DNA sequence from the Schlegelella aquatica genome:
TGCTCGGCTTCCATGACATCCGACCCCATGCGCCGGTGCACTTCCTCCTGATTCCCAAGGTGCACGTGCCCTCGCTGCAGGAGGTGGGCCCCGAGCACGAGGCGCTGCTGGGCCGCATGTTGGCACTGGCGCCCCGGCTGGCGCGCGAGAACGGCGCCGACAACGGCTTCCGGGTGGTGGTCAACACCGGCCCCGACGGCGGGCAGGAGGTCTATCACCTCCATGTCCATGTCATGGGCGGGCCGCGCCCCTGGCGCGTGGGGTGAAGGCGCCGGCCCGCGCGGGTGCCCCTGGCGGCGTGAAGGGGGCGCGGGCAGAAGCGGCACCGAGGCGTGCGCACACGTAAAATTTGCGATTGGCTTAGGAGTTCACCATGGGTTCTTTCAGTGTCT
Encoded proteins:
- a CDS encoding histidine triad nucleotide-binding protein — translated: MSHADPNCIFCKIAEGQIPSRKVYEDEELLGFHDIRPHAPVHFLLIPKVHVPSLQEVGPEHEALLGRMLALAPRLARENGADNGFRVVVNTGPDGGQEVYHLHVHVMGGPRPWRVG